One genomic segment of Flavobacteriaceae bacterium includes these proteins:
- a CDS encoding GatB/YqeY domain-containing protein — MSLQQQVMEQMKVAMKSKDTVALQALRALKSAFLLAKTEAGAGELTAAQEMKIIQKQVKQRKDSAAIYVAQGRQDLADSELVEAAILAQFLPEALSEEAIEKVVMETITKIGAEGMKDMGKVMGIVSKQLAGRADGKTISGIVRKKLN, encoded by the coding sequence ATGAGTTTGCAACAACAGGTAATGGAACAGATGAAAGTGGCAATGAAATCAAAAGATACGGTTGCTTTGCAGGCATTAAGAGCATTGAAATCGGCATTTTTATTAGCAAAAACTGAGGCAGGTGCAGGAGAATTGACAGCAGCTCAGGAAATGAAAATCATTCAAAAGCAGGTAAAACAGCGAAAAGATAGTGCCGCAATATATGTAGCTCAAGGGCGGCAGGATTTGGCAGATTCCGAACTGGTTGAAGCAGCCATATTAGCGCAATTCTTACCGGAAGCTTTATCTGAAGAAGCAATTGAAAAAGTAGTGATGGAAACCATTACCAAAATCGGAGCGGAAGGCATGAAAGATATGGGGAAAGTGATGGGAATAGTGTCTAAACAACTGGCTGGCCGGGCAGATGGAAAAACCATCTCCGGAATTGTGCGAAAAAAATTAAATTAA
- a CDS encoding acid protease: protein MASLKKVLEKKGYNGIRLTKNATNHLELKAEINGVKGRFILDTGASNSCVGLDLIEYFKLEAEESETKAAGAGAIDMDTLQSKNNLLKIGFWKAKKCHLVLFDLFHVNSALTQQKAKEVHGIIGADILERGRAIIDYKKNILYLKRLKNKN from the coding sequence ATGGCAAGTCTGAAAAAAGTATTGGAAAAAAAGGGGTATAATGGTATCCGCTTGACGAAAAATGCAACCAACCACCTGGAGTTGAAAGCCGAAATAAATGGTGTAAAAGGAAGATTTATTTTAGATACGGGTGCTTCCAATTCCTGCGTAGGATTAGATTTAATTGAATATTTTAAGCTGGAAGCAGAAGAAAGTGAAACCAAAGCTGCCGGGGCCGGAGCTATAGATATGGATACTTTGCAATCTAAAAACAACCTCCTGAAAATTGGTTTTTGGAAAGCGAAGAAATGTCATTTGGTATTGTTTGACTTATTTCATGTAAACAGTGCATTGACCCAGCAAAAAGCAAAAGAAGTACATGGGATTATCGGAGCAGATATTTTAGAGAGAGGAAGAGCGATTATCGATTATAAAAAGAATATCCTATATCTAAAACGTTTAAAAAATAAGAATTAG
- a CDS encoding YchF/TatD family DNA exonuclease, translated as MITDTHTHLYSEQFDTDRNIMIQKAKKAGVSRFFIPAIDSSYTRRMFDLKQNYPEDVYLMMGLHPTSVKENYREELAHVSEWIHKRDFVAIGEIGIDLYWDNTFLPQQQEAFKIQIQWAKEKKLPVVIHCREAFDEIFDVLDTEKSDDLFGIFHCFTGTLEQAHKAILYQMKLGIGGVVTYKNGKIDQFLNEIDIQHIVLETDAPYLAPTPYRGKRNESSYITEIIHKLTTIYDLSFEEISEITTQNSKDIFGT; from the coding sequence ATGATTACGGACACACATACACATTTATATTCGGAACAGTTTGATACTGACCGGAATATCATGATCCAAAAAGCGAAAAAAGCGGGTGTTTCCCGTTTTTTTATTCCTGCAATTGACAGTTCTTATACCCGGAGGATGTTTGATTTGAAACAAAATTATCCTGAAGATGTATACCTGATGATGGGACTGCACCCTACTTCCGTAAAAGAAAACTACCGGGAAGAATTGGCCCATGTAAGCGAATGGATACACAAACGTGATTTTGTTGCTATCGGAGAGATCGGTATCGATTTGTATTGGGATAACACTTTTTTGCCGCAACAGCAGGAAGCATTTAAAATTCAGATACAATGGGCTAAAGAAAAAAAACTACCTGTTGTAATTCATTGCAGAGAGGCATTCGATGAAATTTTTGATGTTCTGGACACTGAAAAAAGCGATGATCTATTCGGAATTTTTCATTGTTTTACAGGGACTTTGGAACAGGCACACAAAGCAATTTTATATCAGATGAAATTAGGCATTGGCGGCGTAGTTACCTACAAAAACGGAAAGATCGATCAATTTTTAAATGAAATAGACATTCAACATATTGTCTTGGAGACCGATGCTCCATATCTGGCACCAACTCCTTACAGGGGAAAGCGGAATGAAAGTTCGTACATCACGGAAATTATACATAAATTAACTACTATTTACGACTTATCTTTCGAAGAAATTTCCGAAATTACTACCCAAAATTCGAAGGACATTTTTGGAACTTAA
- a CDS encoding methylated-DNA--[protein]-cysteine S-methyltransferase: MELKIAYYKTPIGIAKIAVDENGIQSISVLEEDSLSSQQFQFNTPENTKESFPKCIQDGIQQLAEYFEGTRTIFDLILNPQGTAFQQLVWKELLTIPFAKTSTYLEQTKKIGDPKAIRAVAAANGKNPIWIVIPCHRVIGSDGSLTGYAGGLWRKKWLLEHESPVKQQALF; encoded by the coding sequence TTGGAACTTAAAATCGCATATTACAAAACACCTATCGGCATTGCAAAAATCGCGGTAGATGAAAATGGCATTCAATCTATTTCCGTTTTGGAAGAAGACTCTTTATCTTCACAACAATTTCAGTTCAATACACCTGAAAACACAAAAGAAAGTTTTCCCAAATGTATACAAGACGGTATACAACAGTTAGCGGAATATTTTGAAGGTACCCGAACAATATTTGATTTAATATTGAACCCTCAAGGGACTGCATTCCAACAACTGGTTTGGAAAGAGCTCCTGACCATCCCTTTTGCAAAAACCAGTACCTATTTAGAGCAAACTAAAAAAATAGGAGACCCTAAAGCCATCAGGGCAGTTGCTGCGGCAAATGGCAAAAATCCTATCTGGATTGTCATTCCATGCCATCGTGTTATTGGTTCTGACGGTTCACTAACAGGCTATGCCGGTGGTTTATGGCGAAAAAAATGGCTGTTAGAGCATGAATCTCCTGTAAAACAACAGGCATTATTTTAA